In one window of Nocardia brasiliensis DNA:
- a CDS encoding ABC transporter ATP-binding protein produces the protein MTAAPVLELTDVTFRRAGKKIIDGISLTVRAGERWALLGPNGAGKSTLLGFCGAVTFPTTGTVRVLGQQLGRVELQQLRRHIGQVNPRHPLQYPLTVREVVLTGITATIDTPMRWTPTAGQLARADAMINTVGLDGKADEIWPTLSQGERGRTLIARALVAEPRLLLFDEPSTGLDLAAREQLLHTIDTLGDTHPEVASILVTHHLEELPSSTTHAMLIAGGHTVAAGPAARTLTTDTVTAAFAHPVEVRYDGRWNARAAHPRAAWSS, from the coding sequence ATGACGGCCGCCCCGGTGCTCGAACTGACCGACGTGACCTTCCGCCGGGCCGGCAAGAAGATCATCGACGGCATCTCACTGACCGTGCGCGCGGGCGAGCGCTGGGCGCTGCTCGGGCCCAACGGCGCAGGCAAAAGCACCCTGCTCGGTTTCTGCGGCGCCGTCACGTTCCCGACCACGGGCACCGTGCGCGTACTCGGACAGCAACTCGGCCGCGTCGAACTCCAGCAACTGCGGCGCCACATCGGTCAGGTGAATCCGCGGCATCCGTTGCAGTATCCACTGACCGTCCGCGAGGTGGTGCTCACCGGCATCACCGCGACGATCGACACCCCGATGCGCTGGACGCCGACCGCCGGGCAGCTCGCGCGGGCCGACGCGATGATCAACACCGTCGGACTCGACGGCAAGGCAGACGAGATCTGGCCGACCCTGTCCCAGGGCGAACGCGGCCGCACCCTGATCGCCCGCGCGCTCGTCGCCGAACCGCGCCTGCTGCTGTTCGACGAGCCGTCCACCGGCCTCGACCTCGCCGCGCGCGAACAACTCCTGCACACCATCGATACCCTCGGCGACACCCATCCCGAGGTCGCCTCGATCCTGGTCACCCACCACCTCGAAGAGCTGCCCAGCAGCACCACCCACGCCATGCTCATCGCCGGCGGCCACACCGTCGCCGCCGGTCCCGCCGCGCGGACACTGACCACCGATACCGTCACCGCCGCCTTCGCCCACCCGGTGGAGGTCCGCTACGACGGCCGCTGGAACGCCCGCGCCGCGCACCCCCGCGCGGCCTGGTCCAGCTGA
- a CDS encoding SDR family oxidoreductase, producing the protein MLLQDKVVVVSGIGPGLGRAIAVQSAKAGADVVLASRTESRLTEVAKEISELGRRAVVVPTDINDEAAAINLVQAAQGAFGRVDTLVNNAFAIPPIADLAEVDLDQVRAGFETNVLAALRLTRLFVPALAESKGSVVMINSAVLRHSRRTFGPYKMAKASLLALAQSLATELGPRGIRVNTIAPGYIWADNLKWYFNYLAEQRGITAEQVYAETAETIDLRKLPEPDEIADAVVFFASAMARAITGACLDVNGGEYHH; encoded by the coding sequence ATGTTGTTGCAGGACAAGGTTGTCGTGGTCTCCGGTATCGGTCCCGGGCTCGGCCGTGCCATCGCGGTGCAGAGCGCCAAGGCCGGTGCCGATGTGGTGCTCGCGTCCCGGACCGAGTCCCGGCTCACCGAGGTGGCCAAGGAGATCAGCGAACTCGGCAGGCGCGCGGTGGTGGTGCCCACCGACATCAACGACGAGGCCGCCGCGATCAATCTGGTGCAGGCCGCGCAGGGCGCGTTCGGCCGGGTGGACACGCTGGTGAACAACGCCTTCGCCATCCCGCCGATCGCGGATTTGGCCGAGGTCGATCTGGACCAGGTGCGCGCCGGTTTCGAGACGAATGTGCTTGCGGCACTGCGCTTGACTCGGCTTTTCGTGCCCGCGCTCGCCGAGTCGAAGGGCTCGGTGGTGATGATCAACTCGGCCGTGCTGCGGCACTCGCGGCGTACCTTCGGCCCCTACAAGATGGCCAAGGCGAGCCTGCTCGCACTGGCGCAGAGCCTGGCCACCGAGCTCGGCCCGCGCGGCATCCGGGTGAATACCATTGCCCCCGGCTATATCTGGGCCGACAACCTGAAGTGGTACTTCAACTATCTCGCCGAGCAGCGCGGCATTACCGCCGAGCAGGTGTACGCGGAGACGGCCGAGACCATCGACCTGCGCAAGCTGCCCGAACCCGACGAGATCGCCGACGCGGTCGTGTTCTTCGCCTCGGCCATGGCGCGCGCGATCACCGGCGCCTGCCTGGACGTCAATGGCGGCGAATACCACCACTAG
- a CDS encoding maleylpyruvate isomerase family mycothiol-dependent enzyme, producing the protein MVQVRRAIFDERAELAELLAGFDTAKWDAATLCRGWRVREVVAHITVPFRMTGTRFAVELLRAGGNFHRVSQHTARVDAATMSPGDLLKSLWDNVGHPWKPPSSGYLHALGHDVVHGLDITVALGLDRKVPQDRLRLVLNMINPRWIDFFGTDLTGVELRADDLDWSYGSGAVVTGNAQDLLLVACGRTLPARKLRGDNAARFTRSRRRAKRRRGH; encoded by the coding sequence ATGGTGCAGGTGCGCAGGGCGATCTTCGATGAGCGGGCCGAGCTGGCCGAGCTGCTCGCGGGTTTCGACACCGCGAAGTGGGACGCTGCGACGCTGTGCCGGGGCTGGCGGGTGCGTGAGGTCGTCGCCCACATCACCGTGCCGTTCCGCATGACCGGCACCCGCTTCGCCGTCGAGCTCCTGCGTGCGGGCGGCAATTTTCACCGGGTCTCCCAGCACACCGCCCGCGTCGACGCCGCGACGATGTCCCCCGGCGACCTGCTGAAGTCGCTGTGGGACAACGTCGGACACCCGTGGAAGCCGCCGAGCAGCGGGTATCTGCACGCGCTCGGCCACGACGTCGTGCACGGCCTCGATATCACCGTCGCGCTCGGGCTCGACCGCAAGGTGCCGCAAGACCGCCTTCGCCTGGTCTTGAACATGATCAATCCGCGGTGGATCGACTTCTTCGGCACCGATCTCACCGGGGTCGAGCTGCGCGCCGACGATCTGGACTGGAGTTACGGCTCCGGCGCGGTCGTCACGGGCAACGCTCAGGACCTGCTGCTCGTCGCGTGCGGGCGGACGCTGCCCGCCCGAAAACTGCGCGGCGACAACGCGGCACGGTTCACCCGCAGCCGCCGCAGGGCGAAAAGGCGGCGCGGGCACTGA
- a CDS encoding helix-turn-helix domain-containing protein yields the protein MVGRRSAPTVRVVQVLDFLVEQRGKRFGLSELARTLELAKPTCLGILTELTAGGYLVRDAATRTYGLGPALIAAGRVAQDSFAISALARTELAGLTAEYRTTCTASAVVGDQIMVLESTGPGMVKVGAAYHFAPPVGLMYVLWDTDAAFDAWLAKPPTVPLRQDEARLRQVVAECRQRGYLVESLTAAGRKLYALLAGFAARDLPDELRELVGELVTSLGERVYLGTDLRPRKEHPVSLLAAPTYDGDGRQNMVLTMYVGKPITGAEIDRRGTALIAAADAVTAASGGRKPVTAATAR from the coding sequence ATGGTCGGCCGTAGATCCGCACCGACGGTGCGCGTGGTGCAGGTGCTCGATTTCCTCGTCGAACAGCGCGGCAAGCGCTTCGGCCTCTCCGAGCTCGCGCGCACGCTCGAGCTGGCCAAACCCACCTGCCTCGGCATCCTCACCGAGCTCACCGCGGGCGGCTACCTGGTGCGCGACGCCGCCACCCGCACCTACGGCCTCGGGCCCGCGCTCATCGCCGCGGGCCGGGTCGCCCAGGACAGCTTCGCGATCTCCGCACTGGCCAGAACCGAGCTGGCCGGACTCACCGCCGAATACCGCACGACCTGCACAGCATCGGCCGTGGTCGGCGACCAGATCATGGTGCTGGAAAGCACCGGCCCCGGGATGGTCAAGGTCGGCGCCGCCTACCATTTCGCGCCACCGGTCGGGCTGATGTACGTGCTGTGGGATACCGACGCGGCCTTCGACGCCTGGCTGGCCAAACCGCCGACCGTGCCGCTGCGGCAGGACGAGGCACGATTGCGCCAGGTGGTCGCCGAGTGCCGTCAACGCGGGTATCTGGTCGAAAGTCTCACCGCCGCAGGGCGCAAACTGTACGCCCTGCTGGCCGGGTTCGCCGCTCGCGATCTCCCCGATGAACTGCGCGAATTGGTCGGCGAACTGGTGACGAGCCTGGGCGAGCGGGTGTACCTGGGTACCGATCTGCGCCCACGCAAGGAGCATCCGGTGAGCCTGCTAGCCGCCCCGACCTATGACGGCGATGGCAGGCAGAACATGGTGCTCACGATGTACGTTGGTAAGCCCATCACGGGTGCCGAAATCGATAGGCGCGGAACGGCTCTCATCGCCG
- a CDS encoding HAD family hydrolase — protein MGITAVVFDMDGVLIDSEPVWEQVRRAYVADKGGRWLPDTQQRLMGMSTREWSEYLSTDLQVGEAPETVAREVIEQMAAHYDRAVPLLPGAVDAVQRMSERWPIGVASSSPRSLIDVVLGRTGLIEFFTGTLSTEEVERGKPAPDVYLAAAELLRQRPTDCAAVEDSSNGIRAAHAAGLRVIAAPRPEYPPAADALDLAARVIDDLAQLTPAVVDGA, from the coding sequence ATGGGTATTACGGCGGTTGTCTTCGATATGGACGGCGTGCTGATCGACTCCGAGCCGGTGTGGGAACAGGTGCGCCGTGCCTACGTCGCCGACAAGGGCGGGCGGTGGCTGCCCGATACCCAGCAGCGGCTGATGGGCATGAGCACCCGGGAATGGTCGGAATACCTGAGCACCGATCTCCAGGTCGGGGAAGCGCCGGAGACCGTGGCGCGCGAGGTCATCGAGCAGATGGCCGCGCACTACGACCGCGCGGTGCCGCTGCTGCCCGGCGCGGTCGACGCTGTCCAGCGGATGAGCGAGCGGTGGCCGATCGGTGTGGCGAGTTCGTCCCCGCGCTCGTTGATCGATGTCGTCCTGGGTCGCACCGGGCTGATCGAGTTCTTCACCGGCACCCTGTCGACCGAGGAGGTCGAGCGCGGCAAGCCCGCGCCCGATGTCTACCTCGCGGCGGCCGAGCTGCTCCGGCAACGGCCGACCGACTGTGCGGCAGTGGAGGATTCGAGCAACGGCATCCGCGCCGCGCATGCCGCTGGCCTGCGCGTGATCGCCGCGCCGCGGCCGGAGTATCCGCCCGCGGCCGACGCGCTCGACCTGGCCGCGCGGGTGATCGACGACCTCGCTCAGCTCACCCCCGCAGTGGTCGACGGCGCGTAG
- a CDS encoding N-acyl-D-amino-acid deacylase family protein: MTACDLVVRGGSVFDGTGAPPRTADVGITAGKVVAISDTPLPDGARTVDATGKWVIPGMLDVHTHYDAEVLGSPGLGESVRHGVTSVVIGNCSLSTVYSTAEDCADMFARVEALPWDAVHSAVKEHKNWEGPAGYRDSLAARPLGANVAALLGHSDIRVAVMGLGRATDASVTPTDDELNRMRHMLIEALDAGFLGLSTIRSSFSKLEGARFPARQLPSTYASWREYAALNKILRQRDRIHQSTPNLTSRLEIARYFAESAGRFRKPLKTTLIAGMDVKADRTTARAATIAARIANSVGGAEFRWQHLPVPFEVYADGVDLVVFEEFGSGVAALNVRDVMKRGELLADESYRRQFRKDLAKKYGPRVWHRDLYDAEIVACPDPEVVGKSFGQVADERGIHPADALLDLAVAHGTGLRWRTVIANDREEVLDQLQQSAVMQVGFADSGAHLRNMAFYNFGLRMLERVHQRGFMPIERAVHRLTGELADWYGLDTGRLRPGARADLAVLDPAGFDGSSAAYAEAPVPGSAGLDRMVNRNDRAVAATVVGGRLVYEYGEFAPGFGTTLHAGTFLTAGP, translated from the coding sequence ATGACGGCGTGCGACTTGGTTGTCCGTGGCGGTTCGGTGTTCGACGGCACGGGCGCACCGCCGCGCACCGCCGATGTCGGTATCACCGCGGGCAAGGTCGTCGCGATCAGCGATACGCCGCTGCCCGATGGCGCGCGGACGGTGGACGCCACCGGCAAGTGGGTCATCCCCGGCATGCTCGACGTGCACACCCACTACGACGCGGAGGTGCTCGGCAGCCCCGGCCTCGGCGAATCGGTGCGCCACGGCGTCACCTCGGTGGTGATCGGCAATTGCTCGCTGTCCACGGTCTATTCGACGGCCGAAGACTGCGCCGACATGTTCGCCCGGGTCGAGGCGCTGCCCTGGGACGCGGTGCACTCGGCCGTGAAGGAACACAAGAACTGGGAAGGCCCTGCGGGCTACCGTGACTCGCTCGCGGCCCGCCCGCTCGGCGCGAATGTCGCCGCGCTGCTCGGACACTCGGATATCCGCGTCGCCGTGATGGGGCTCGGCCGGGCCACCGACGCGAGCGTCACCCCGACCGATGACGAGCTGAATCGCATGCGACACATGCTCATCGAAGCGCTCGACGCGGGCTTCCTCGGCCTGTCCACCATTCGCAGTTCGTTCTCGAAGCTGGAGGGCGCGCGCTTCCCCGCGCGGCAACTGCCGTCCACCTATGCGAGCTGGCGGGAGTACGCGGCGCTGAACAAGATTCTGCGGCAACGCGATCGAATCCATCAGAGCACGCCCAACCTGACCTCACGGCTCGAGATCGCCCGCTACTTCGCCGAGAGCGCGGGCCGGTTCCGCAAACCGCTCAAGACGACGCTGATCGCGGGCATGGACGTGAAGGCCGACCGCACCACCGCGCGGGCCGCGACCATCGCGGCCCGGATCGCCAACTCCGTCGGCGGCGCGGAGTTCCGCTGGCAGCACCTGCCGGTGCCGTTCGAGGTCTACGCCGACGGTGTCGACCTGGTGGTCTTCGAGGAGTTCGGCTCCGGCGTCGCGGCGCTCAACGTCCGTGACGTGATGAAGCGCGGCGAGCTGCTGGCCGACGAGTCCTACCGCAGACAGTTCCGCAAGGACCTCGCCAAGAAGTACGGCCCCCGGGTCTGGCATCGCGACCTCTACGACGCCGAGATCGTGGCCTGCCCGGACCCCGAGGTGGTCGGCAAGTCGTTCGGCCAGGTAGCCGACGAACGCGGCATCCACCCGGCGGACGCCCTGCTCGACCTGGCCGTCGCGCACGGCACCGGACTGCGCTGGCGCACGGTGATCGCAAACGACCGCGAAGAGGTGCTCGATCAGCTGCAGCAATCCGCGGTGATGCAGGTCGGTTTCGCCGATTCCGGTGCGCACCTGCGCAATATGGCGTTCTACAACTTCGGGCTGCGCATGCTCGAACGGGTGCATCAGCGCGGCTTCATGCCGATCGAGCGGGCCGTGCACCGGCTGACCGGTGAGCTCGCCGACTGGTACGGGCTCGACACCGGCCGCCTGCGCCCCGGCGCACGCGCCGACCTCGCGGTGCTGGACCCGGCCGGTTTCGACGGGTCGAGCGCGGCCTACGCGGAGGCACCGGTTCCGGGCAGCGCCGGACTGGACCGCATGGTCAACCGCAACGATCGGGCGGTGGCGGCCACCGTGGTCGGCGGCCGGCTCGTCTACGAGTACGGCGAATTCGCCCCCGGCTTCGGCACCACCCTGCACGCGGGAACGTTCCTCACGGCCGGACCGTAA
- a CDS encoding sulfotransferase family protein, with translation MPRQHRGDEVIGRDDVGTIDDLHASATKVVGLDDFGTDDYRAGLEVLLESYAKDAELTPFGNKVNRAFLRGALIARLLSEAAWQRFPEHAEVAIERPIFVTGLPRSGTTAVHRLLNADPAHQGLEMWLTEMPQPRPPRDTWASDPVYQRIEAAFDKHHIEHPEFMGVHHISADQVEECWQLLRQSAMSVSYECLGYLPGYSEWLRAQDWTPAYRRHRRNLQLIGLPDAERRWVLKNPSHLFALDAIFEVYPDALIIQMHRDPRTIIASVCSLNEQASAGWSEKFRGPVVGAAQLDLWARGADRFLADRQRHNAAQFCDVYYDDFVADPIGTVSAIYRHFDLPQSAQATTAMAALHAETTSGAARPAHRYTLEEFGLTAEQVDARFAGYRAEHFPKG, from the coding sequence ATGCCCCGGCAACACAGAGGAGATGAAGTGATCGGTAGGGACGACGTCGGCACCATCGACGATCTGCACGCCTCGGCGACCAAGGTCGTCGGGCTGGACGATTTCGGTACCGACGACTACCGCGCGGGGCTCGAGGTCCTGCTGGAGTCCTACGCCAAGGACGCGGAGCTTACTCCGTTCGGCAACAAGGTGAACCGCGCTTTCCTGCGCGGGGCGCTGATTGCCCGGCTGCTCAGTGAGGCGGCCTGGCAACGCTTTCCCGAACACGCCGAGGTCGCGATCGAGCGTCCGATCTTCGTGACCGGGCTGCCGCGCTCGGGCACGACCGCGGTGCACCGGCTGCTCAACGCGGACCCGGCGCATCAGGGACTGGAGATGTGGCTGACCGAGATGCCGCAGCCCCGCCCGCCCCGGGACACCTGGGCGAGCGACCCGGTGTACCAGCGGATCGAGGCGGCGTTCGACAAGCACCACATCGAACATCCCGAATTCATGGGCGTGCACCACATTTCGGCCGATCAGGTGGAGGAGTGCTGGCAGCTGCTGCGCCAGTCGGCGATGTCGGTCTCCTACGAATGTCTCGGGTACCTACCGGGTTACTCCGAATGGCTGCGCGCGCAGGACTGGACCCCGGCTTACCGCAGGCATCGCCGCAACCTGCAACTGATCGGGCTGCCCGACGCCGAACGGCGCTGGGTGCTGAAGAATCCGAGCCACCTGTTCGCGCTCGACGCGATCTTCGAGGTGTATCCGGACGCGTTGATCATCCAGATGCACCGCGATCCCCGGACCATCATCGCCTCGGTGTGCAGCCTCAACGAACAGGCCTCGGCGGGGTGGTCGGAGAAGTTCCGCGGCCCGGTGGTCGGCGCCGCGCAGCTGGACCTCTGGGCCCGCGGGGCCGACCGCTTCCTGGCGGATCGGCAGCGCCACAACGCCGCTCAGTTCTGCGATGTGTACTACGACGACTTCGTCGCGGATCCGATCGGCACCGTGAGCGCGATCTACCGGCATTTCGACCTGCCGCAGAGCGCGCAGGCCACCACCGCGATGGCGGCACTGCACGCCGAAACGACCTCTGGGGCAGCGCGTCCCGCGCATCGGTACACGCTGGAGGAGTTCGGGCTCACCGCCGAACAGGTCGACGCCCGTTTCGCCGGCTACCGGGCCGAGCACTTTCCGAAGGGCTGA
- a CDS encoding PaaI family thioesterase, whose translation MNEEQAGASLPNKEHHEGAFRPMSALINAREEQGADIERGGPHYGEFVEQVRGLMDRVRLACPSDELAVETIGLLKELNDKLDAARVDEWSTPNWTRHDLPARGNITLPPYVVDHASKDGVHARVTFRTFHLGGNSAAHGGHIALSFDDLLGMAAAMHARAVTRTASLTVDYRSITPLNTELKAHAWAERQDGRKVYVHATLHDGERLCAEAHGLFIVLKPGQP comes from the coding sequence ATGAACGAAGAGCAGGCCGGTGCCTCGCTGCCGAACAAGGAGCACCACGAGGGCGCGTTCCGGCCGATGTCCGCGCTGATCAACGCGCGCGAAGAACAAGGCGCCGATATCGAACGCGGCGGACCGCACTACGGGGAGTTCGTCGAACAGGTGCGCGGGCTGATGGACCGCGTGCGCCTGGCCTGCCCGTCCGACGAGCTCGCGGTGGAGACGATCGGCCTGCTCAAGGAGCTCAACGACAAGCTCGACGCGGCTCGGGTAGACGAGTGGTCCACACCGAACTGGACCCGGCACGACTTGCCCGCCCGGGGCAACATCACATTGCCGCCCTACGTCGTCGACCACGCGAGCAAGGACGGCGTGCACGCCCGCGTCACCTTCCGCACCTTCCACCTGGGCGGCAACAGCGCCGCACACGGCGGGCACATCGCGCTCAGCTTCGACGATCTGCTCGGTATGGCCGCCGCCATGCACGCCCGCGCGGTGACCAGAACCGCCTCGCTCACTGTCGATTACCGCTCTATCACACCGTTGAACACCGAACTGAAGGCGCACGCCTGGGCCGAGCGCCAGGATGGCCGCAAGGTCTATGTGCACGCCACCCTGCACGACGGTGAGCGCCTCTGCGCCGAGGCGCACGGACTGTTCATCGTGCTGAAGCCCGGCCAGCCGTGA
- a CDS encoding FadR/GntR family transcriptional regulator: MASQVRRHPLAAQAAELLLTRIKAGEWPLGHRLPGETTLAAQLGVGRSTLREAIRELAGNGVLDSRQGAGVFVTALDVKQDWDLVLRRATIASVIEARIAIEAEAAALAAHRRTRADLRILRTTLAAREAHGEPVADHVDADMAFHRAVLVAAHNEVLVQLFDAFLPRLRLAMIDMLALRPIPSEAADHAAHAQLVEAIVAKNATAAAEFSRAHLTSLKEACQ; encoded by the coding sequence ATGGCATCGCAGGTACGCAGGCACCCGCTCGCCGCCCAGGCGGCCGAGCTGCTGCTGACCCGGATCAAAGCGGGCGAATGGCCACTGGGACACCGACTTCCGGGCGAAACGACCCTGGCCGCACAGCTCGGCGTCGGCCGCTCGACACTGCGCGAGGCGATCCGTGAGCTGGCGGGCAACGGCGTGCTCGACAGTCGCCAAGGGGCCGGGGTGTTCGTGACCGCGCTGGACGTGAAACAGGACTGGGACCTCGTCCTGCGCCGCGCCACCATCGCCTCGGTGATCGAGGCACGCATCGCCATCGAGGCCGAGGCCGCCGCGCTGGCCGCGCACCGTCGCACCCGGGCCGACCTGCGCATCCTGCGCACCACCCTGGCGGCACGCGAGGCACACGGCGAACCCGTCGCCGATCATGTCGACGCGGACATGGCTTTTCACCGCGCGGTGCTCGTCGCCGCGCACAACGAGGTGCTCGTGCAGCTGTTCGACGCCTTCCTCCCCCGGCTCCGGCTGGCGATGATCGACATGCTCGCCCTGCGTCCCATCCCGTCCGAAGCCGCCGACCACGCGGCGCACGCACAACTGGTCGAGGCGATCGTCGCCAAGAACGCCACGGCCGCAGCGGAATTCAGCCGCGCCCACCTGACGTCTCTGAAGGAGGCCTGCCAATGA
- a CDS encoding ATP-binding protein, which produces MARHVTGNLPAEVTSFVGRDREVAAARKLLSGTRLLTLTGPGGVGKTRLARRVGDAVRRAFPDGVWLVEVAPVNDGELVAPSVAQALGLRDDTSLPVAGLIEYLGDKHLLLVLDNCEHLIGACAALVDRLLAGTTDVRVLATSREPLGVEGEQVLPVSPLPVPAVDEESGAVDTADNPALRLLIDRASAANPEFRATAAGLGTLAAICLRLEGIPLALELAALRLRAFTPDQVLERLDDTMRLLTTGLRTAPRRQQTLEATIRWSYDLCTPNEQHLWEQLAVFAGGFDLTAAEAVCVLDPPGALLDALTGLVDKSVLSFGNQGQDGAGRYTMLEPLRQFALARLVARGDERRVRLRHRDHYYRIAQRGRVDYWGDADVGWFRAVTREHANLRAALQFALADPDGAHRGLQIASELRPFWEHYRFLREGYRWLTDALGKDRAPTVDRARALAAASVIAAMFADSAVAHGFLDECVAIATELAAEEVLVEAMLLASVLAFADADPVGALELAEAAAARARACAHHGTEMESLAFAYVCALVLSDDRASGLAQRLLRKTTEHGSHLLGGLASWAVGTDHWRNGDADKAIEELRRAVEQLRLFDRCVWTASAFDGLAWAAAAADDPARAARLMGAAATVRRGSTQQLAHAMTATIGEKVRARVRDALGDSSFQAAFDGGGALTFDEAVRFALGAEAPLPRAVASDVPLTRRERDVARLVAAGYSNKRIAAELVISIRTAESHVDHILTKLGFTSRAQVASWVSARQL; this is translated from the coding sequence GTGGCCCGGCACGTGACAGGTAACCTCCCGGCCGAAGTAACCAGCTTCGTCGGGCGCGATCGCGAAGTCGCCGCCGCCAGGAAACTGCTGTCGGGCACGCGGCTGCTCACGCTCACCGGGCCGGGCGGTGTCGGCAAGACCCGGCTGGCCCGGCGGGTGGGCGACGCGGTGCGCCGGGCCTTCCCGGATGGTGTCTGGCTGGTCGAGGTGGCCCCGGTCAACGACGGCGAACTGGTGGCGCCGAGCGTCGCGCAGGCGCTGGGCCTGCGCGACGACACCAGCCTGCCGGTGGCCGGACTGATCGAGTACCTGGGCGACAAGCACCTGTTGCTCGTCTTGGACAACTGCGAGCACCTCATCGGCGCCTGTGCGGCCCTGGTCGATCGGCTGCTCGCGGGCACAACGGACGTGCGAGTGCTCGCGACCAGCCGCGAGCCGCTCGGTGTCGAGGGGGAGCAGGTGCTGCCGGTCTCGCCGCTGCCGGTGCCCGCGGTGGACGAGGAGTCCGGTGCCGTTGACACCGCCGACAACCCCGCCCTACGGCTGCTGATCGACCGGGCCTCCGCGGCGAACCCCGAATTCCGGGCCACCGCGGCCGGGCTCGGCACGCTGGCGGCGATCTGCCTACGCCTGGAAGGCATTCCGCTGGCGCTGGAACTGGCGGCGTTGCGGCTGCGCGCGTTCACCCCCGATCAGGTGCTGGAACGACTCGACGACACGATGCGCCTGCTGACGACCGGGTTGCGCACGGCGCCGCGGCGGCAGCAGACGCTGGAGGCGACGATCCGCTGGAGCTACGACCTGTGCACCCCGAACGAACAACACCTGTGGGAGCAATTGGCCGTCTTCGCAGGCGGATTCGACCTGACGGCCGCGGAGGCGGTCTGTGTGCTCGACCCGCCCGGCGCCCTGCTGGACGCGCTCACCGGCCTGGTCGACAAGTCCGTGTTGAGCTTCGGCAACCAGGGCCAGGACGGCGCGGGCCGCTACACCATGCTCGAACCGCTGCGGCAATTCGCGCTGGCCCGGTTGGTGGCCCGCGGTGACGAGCGCCGCGTCCGGCTGCGCCACCGCGACCACTACTACCGGATCGCCCAGCGCGGCCGCGTCGACTATTGGGGCGACGCCGACGTCGGCTGGTTCCGCGCGGTCACCCGCGAGCACGCGAATCTGCGTGCGGCACTACAGTTCGCGCTGGCCGATCCCGACGGCGCGCACCGCGGTCTGCAGATCGCCTCGGAGCTGCGGCCGTTCTGGGAGCACTACCGCTTTCTGCGGGAAGGGTATCGCTGGCTGACCGACGCGCTTGGCAAGGATCGGGCGCCCACCGTCGATCGGGCCCGCGCGCTGGCCGCCGCCTCGGTGATCGCCGCCATGTTCGCCGATTCCGCGGTGGCGCACGGGTTCCTGGACGAATGCGTGGCGATCGCGACGGAGCTGGCCGCGGAGGAGGTGCTCGTCGAGGCCATGCTGCTGGCCTCGGTGCTGGCGTTCGCCGACGCCGACCCGGTCGGCGCGCTCGAGCTCGCCGAGGCCGCCGCCGCGCGTGCCCGCGCGTGCGCCCACCACGGCACCGAGATGGAAAGCCTTGCCTTCGCCTATGTTTGTGCGCTGGTGCTGAGCGACGACCGGGCCAGCGGATTGGCGCAGCGGTTGCTGCGCAAGACCACCGAGCACGGGTCGCACCTGCTCGGCGGCCTCGCCTCCTGGGCGGTCGGCACGGATCACTGGCGAAACGGCGATGCGGACAAGGCGATCGAGGAACTGCGCCGCGCGGTGGAGCAGCTGCGGCTGTTCGATCGCTGCGTGTGGACGGCATCGGCCTTCGACGGGCTCGCCTGGGCCGCCGCCGCGGCCGACGATCCCGCGCGTGCCGCCCGGCTGATGGGCGCCGCGGCGACGGTGCGCCGCGGCAGCACCCAGCAGCTCGCGCACGCCATGACCGCCACGATCGGCGAGAAGGTGCGCGCGCGGGTGCGTGACGCGCTGGGGGACAGCAGCTTCCAGGCCGCGTTCGACGGCGGTGGCGCGCTCACCTTCGACGAGGCGGTCCGCTTCGCCCTCGGCGCCGAAGCGCCGCTCCCGCGGGCCGTGGCGTCCGATGTGCCGCTGACCCGCCGGGAACGCGATGTCGCCCGCTTGGTCGCCGCCGGCTACAGCAACAAGCGGATCGCCGCCGAGCTGGTCATCTCGATCCGCACCGCGGAGAGCCACGTCGACCACATCCTGACCAAGCTCGGCTTCACCTCCCGGGCACAGGTCGCGTCCTGGGTCAGCGCGCGGCAGCTGTGA